The following is a genomic window from Onychomys torridus chromosome 13, mOncTor1.1, whole genome shotgun sequence.
CTTGCTGTCTTCACCTCCAGACCCATCCCTTGCCTGCCCccagcaagaagaaaaagaagccttCTAAACCAGCCAAGGCTAAGAAATGTCAGGTTGGGCCACAGAAGAGTGAGGTCAGGAAGGAGACTCCACGGAATGAGCAGAAGGCTGGCGCTCGTGCTGGCGCTGCCTCAGGCACAGCCCcaggcccagccccagccccagccccagcttcaTTACCTGCACTTGGGTGAGTGTTGGCTTAATGTGAGCCATGTGGGTGAGGCTTGCGACTGGCAGCCCTGCAGCAGTCTGCTCTTTTCCCTTCAGGTGCTGTGAGAATTGTGGGATCCACCTCTCATGGGATGGTATCAAAAGGCAGAGGCTGAAAGCGTTGTGCAAAGACTGCCGAGGTGAGTAAGTCCCGAGGGAGTGGGAGACAGACCACATATTAGAGCCAGTGGCAGGCTAGGCTGGAGGGTGTATGGTACCTGTCAGGATAGAGGCTTTGGGCATGTATGGCATCAGCCTGTGGTGCCACTCGATTGGCATAGGTAGAATGGTGAAAGTCAGGCTTAAGGTAGGAGCTGAagccatgtgtctgtgtctgctgctcccttcccatttctctcctttcttctcccaccaGCACAGAGAATTGCCTTCAACCGAGAACAGAGAATGTTTAGGGTAAGAACCACATGTCTCCTTACAGTCTACAAGGGAGCAGGATATGATAGGACTGATGGAGCGTTTGGGATTGATGACAGGTCTACCAGGCATGAtaggttggttttgttgttgttgttgttgttgttttttaaatagagacttggctgttggtttgtttgtagATGTAATGGTGGGAACTGATGGGTTGTCAGTAGACACAGGGATGAATTTAACAGAGCTCTGGTAGAAGGCATAGGAGTTGTCTTGATGTTGGCAAGCTAAGCAGTAGTTTAGTAGCTATAGGAAGAAGGCTAATGGGGAGACTTGTAAGTCCAGCAAACGTTTGGAAGGGCGGTGGTTGTGGAGCCCCTTCCTAGGCTTCTAACCTTACCCCAACCATTGCTGACAGAGAGTTGGCTGTGGAGAGTGTGCGGCTTGCCTGATAAAAGAAGACTGTGGGGCCTGCTCCATCTGCCGCCTGCGGCTGCCCCATGACGTGGCCTCAGAGCTCTTCTGCAAGTGTGAGCGAAGACGCTGCCTCCGGATCGTGGAGAAGGTGAGTCAGTCAGGTGATGTGGGTCAAGGCTCTGCTCAAGCCCTGGCCTTCAAGGCCCTGACCCCATAGGTCACCACTCGGGCTCCCCCCACAGAGCCGAGGGTGTGGAGTGTGCCGGGGTTGTCAGACCCAAGAGGACTGTGGCCGGTGCCGAGTCTGCCTTCGCCCAGCCCGCCCTGGTCTCAAGCGCCAGTGGAGGTGTTTGCAGCGGCGCTGCTTCTGGGTGAGTCAGGCTGGAGGGGCCACTGCTGCTGGAGCTCATTCTGCTGTTACATTTAccaccgctgctgctgctgctgccgctgccgctgttGCTGCTGCAGTTGCTTCCTCCCGGTGTGGCTTTGCCTGCctcatgtcttcttttcttttctatccaTGCTCACCTCCTTGGTTCTGCCTACCTGCCTTTCTCTGCCAGCACTTTGCTCACCGCTTCCGTGGTCACCCTCAAGGATGTCACCAGTGCCCTCCTCAGGTTGTGGTTTCCCCTACTGTGAGTGCACACTCGTCCTGACCAGTCATTGCATGCTTTCTGCACTCCCTGGGGGTCCTGGGTCTACCTGGTACCACCAAGCCTCAACTGTCTTTCTGCTTCTAGGGTAAGCGTGACCGTCGTAAGAGCAGCTCGAAGGCGGCTGCCCGGCATCACTCCCGAGCTCAGCCactgcctccacttcctgcatcccagcacccagaaccCACGGAGCTGGTAAGGCCCTGGTGGGCAGGGGGAAGGCACAACCCTAAACTTACAGACCTGCCCTGACCCCAACACATTTGCCTCTGCAGCGCATCAGCGACCTAGCGCCCACATCACCTGCTGAGCTCATCTATTACTGTGTAGACGAGGACGAGCTAGTGAGTGGCCCCACCTTACCTGGGTAAACCTAGACGCTCCTGATGCTTCTTTAACCCCAAGGAAGCAGATGCTGTAATGGTAGTAGGGAGTAATAGTGAGCACTAGATGGGAAAAGCAATTACcggggaaagaaagaggaaagggttaGCAGTACAGTGCTTTCTGTCAGATGGACCAGCATCAGTGGCTAGTGCAGGACAAGCAGGCCGAATTGTGGCACTCACAAGGGTGCAGGTAATCATGTTTGCGTAGAGTGAGTCAACGCAGCTGGCAGTGATGATGAGGACGGATGGCAGTGATGAGGACGGATGGCAGTGAGGGCCCGAGACGTTGTCTTGATCGCAGGTGCTCTGATGATGCAGTAATGGAGCGGCCTCAGTCCTGATGTCTCGGAGGCCAGGTGGCACAGTAATCGTGGCACATTTTGAAGTCGCAGATGCCTAGGAGAGTTAGCAGGCTGAGCCTCGTCTGTAGATAGCTCCTCCACGGGGCTAGAGGAACAGTACTGCAGTGGGTGTTGAGGATGGCCTCTCCTAGTCCTAGTGACAGTAGCACCGTTCCCCTCCACCCCAGCAGCCCTACACGAACCACCGGCAGAACCGCAAGTGCGGGGCCTGTGCAGCCTGCCTACGGCGGATGGACTGTGGCCACTGTGACTTCTGCTGCGACAAGCCCAAATTCGGGGGCAGCAACCAGAAGCGCCAGAAGTGTCGTTGGCGCCAGTGCCTGCAATTTgccatggtgggtggggcaggAAGGGTTAGGTGGATGGGCTAGGTTGGGCCCAGCCCACCCCCGTTTTTGGGAGTAGTGGGCAGGCctggtagatgggtgggtggtgTAGTGACTGTAGTTGAGGATTAGTAGATACTGTGCTGGGGTAAATGAGTCCAGCTGTACTGCCGTTGCAAACAGGAGATTGATTAGCAGGTTCAGTGGTGAGAGCTCATGTAGGCAGCAGGTTCTGTGCCGGGTCTGATGGGAAGTTAGCAGGTACATTGAGTAAGGCAGGGTGGGTAGGGTCAGATGGCACCAGGTTGACCACACCACCCAATCTTTCTCACAGAAGCGGCTGCTGCCCAGTACTGGGTCAGGGTCTGAGGAGAGAGCAAGATTGCCTCCATGTCACCCTTGTCGAAAGAGGCCTGGTTCTCCTCGACGACCCCATCTGAGCTCTCCCTCAAAGGCCCCTTTGGCTGTGCTCACAACCCCAGCAGGTCCTGCCCAGGCTTCAGCAAAGCAGCAAGCAGGTAGAGGCTTTGTGCTGTCTCCACCTGACACAGACTTTGTGTTTTTACAAGAGGGTGCCAGCAGTCCTGTGCAGGTGCCTGGCCCTGCTGCAGCTTCTTCAGAAGCCCCATTACAGGTAAGGGTCTCCTCCCGCTGCTCCAGACTCCACCCAGCCTTGGGCCTCGGAGCTGAGACTAAGGCTGCTGTCCCCCTCCTTTATGCAGGAGGACCAGTGCTGTGCCCAGAGTTGGGGTGTAGCCATGCCCCAGGTGAAGCAAGAGAAGACGGATGCCCCAGAGGAGTGGACAGCAGGCACAGCCTTCCTGACCTCTTCAACACTGCAGCCTGGCTACCCTAGCAAGGTTAGCGAGGTAGTGTCCTATGGATGCCATTCAGGTAGTCTGTAAACAGACTTATAGTGAGTCCTGATGGTGGCACTGTGAATAGTGATGGCGTGCTGATGGGGACCATTCTCTTGAATTACCCAGCATGTCTAGCAGGTGCCTTACTCTCCATTGGCAGCTGAGTTTGCCTGCTATAATGCCCAGCTCCCAGGAGACTGAAGATCGTTGAGGAATTGGAAAGGTTCATAGGCAGAGAGGTGGCATTTAGTGATAACAGCAAGGTCTGTCTGCATAATGGGTTAGCTAAAAACTTTGCCTCAGCCTGGCCCTGTTCTAACTGCTGCCCTTCTTCATTCTTCTAGGCAGTAGACTCAGACCTTCCACCCGTGAAACAAGAGCCCCCTGGCCCTGAGGAGGGTatagaaggaaacagagaagattATGTCTCTGAATCAGccccagaggaggaggcaggaggggttGGCACACCAGTGGTCAGTGCTGGGGGATGTTGCCGCCCTACCCTGACCttgccttctctcctcctgtcaTGCTGACCCATGGTGTTAATTCTTCCCTAGATCACGGAGATTTTCAGCCTGGGTGGAACCCGTCTCCGGGATGCAGCAGCCTGGTTGCCAAGGTGTGCCCCATAGAGTTAGGTGTGGGGATGAGTGGGTGCTGGCCAGGTGTGGGCCCTGAGTTTTAAGCCTAGGGTCAGCGAGTTGATTTGGTACAGAGGGACATAAAGGCCTGCAACCATTACAGTGCACAACCagtgagggagtgtgtgtgtgtgtgtgtgtgtgtgtgtgtgtgtgtgtgtatatgtatgtgtgtgcgtgcatgtgcgcgcacacgcacgcagcACTGTAAGCTTGCTCCTGAGACCCAGCCTGTTGGTATTCCAGGGCTCTCTTCTTGGGGAAGGAACACAAGGACTGATGCTCCATGATGAGagttgaaagaaaaaagacaaagtgaGGCTGGTCCTCAACTCCCTAAGAAAATCCTTTTAAGAATCAGACTTGATGTAATACATTCTTACTCAGAAGATCACCATTTGTGGTCTTGAAGGCCTTTGAAGTCTCCACGAGCCCATTATTGGGCGAGCTGTCCCTGATGATGGGAAGAATGTGTATCACACAGATGACATTGGACTTGCCCAAGCAATAGAGTTGGTTAAGAGATTGGGCTTTAAGTGACTCTGTGAGCTGAGTCTGTGTGTAGCTGTGTGATTTCAAGGGTATCCCCCACTTCCTAGAATAGCCTCTGTGGGTAGATTTGGGCTCTGCATCCAAACCTTTCCTGTTGAGTTGACTGTTTGAGATGCTGTGTAGAACTGTCCCCATATGTCTAGTGACAGAAGTGAGGAGGGGACCATTGTAGTGGGAGGACCACCCCCATGGTTAAAAATCTCTTTGCCCAAGCACCTAGATTCCTTGGTTCCCACACACCAGTTTTAACTGCTAGAAACTTGCCAGTGTACCTTGTAGATAGCGGGTGGAGATGACTGAGACTCTGCCTGGTGTACAGCAGTTGGGGACCTCCACCGGTGATGATACTGCAGGCTGTGAGGCTTATCTCCAAGGAGATGCAGGAGCTTATGATTTTCTGGAAGATGAAATTGTTTCCTCTTAACAAAGAAGTGCTGTACTGTTTGCTTGCTAGtctttagaagaaagaaaagtgagtaTAGGTGAAAAAGGAGAAATTGATGCAGGTGCAGTATAGTAGGAAATGGTTTTGTGATGCTATTTTATACGTGGCAAACCTCATTCAACAGACAGACCTGCTCCCTCTTCTCTAGGTCCAAGGACCTTAAAAATCCTGAAGCTAAAATGCAGTAGACTGGAGGCCTCTGCTGACTGTAGGCCTGAAGGTGATATTTGCAGATCGGCTTTATGAGAATCAACCCTGGGAGTTGGGCTAGGCCGTGGTTTGGTTGCAGAGCTTGTTTATGAATCAACCCTAGGAGAAAATCCTGCAAGCACAATCGAGGAACAGGCCTGCCCAGTCCTGGAAGcttagcagcagcagctggagaggaagagacagagtaCAAGGCTGGGAGAACGTCTGCTCCTCCAAGGGTCTCAAGGCGATGAGAAGTTGGATGTAGGCAGGGAGGGATATACCTGAAGCTGACAGACAGCTCAGACAAGCCGTCTTCATAACTGTTGGTTGGTGGCTTCTGCATGAGACCTGGCAGTGCGTCTGAACACTTTCTCAGGGAAACAGCAGTTGAAATGCTATGGAATAAAGGAGGAAAAGGCATTGCTTGGTGAGCTCCTCCTGTGGAGCCACTTCCTAAACCCTTGCAGTAGTCCTTAGGAAGACAGTGAGTGACAGTGTGCACTTTTGCAGGTGGGTAAACAGACTCAGAGAGATGAATATTCCCAGTGTCCAACAGCTAGTGTTGGTAGAGTCTAGAAACACATCAGGCTATAACAGCTCTATTCATTAATCCACTAAACTGTCAATTACAATCTTTTGTGCAATAATGTATATTACAGTAACAGTTTTAGTAACTCTGAAAATAGCAGTGGATCACTATGAATATGCTAAGATATCCTTTACACTTTTGCCTCCATTGTGGTTTAGGGATTCCAAGACTGTGGGTGGATAGGGTCACCTGGTCAGAGCATTGGTTCATTTAGAATCTAGATTCCCTGCAGGCCCTGGATGCTGCATAGGATCCCTGAATCCCCAAAGTGTGTTCTTCCCCACTGCTGGCTGACAGTTTACTTGAGCCCAGATGGTCTCACTTTGGCCGGGGCAGTGCTGGAACTAAAGCTGTCAGCCTGGCCCGTCTTTTTCTGGTAGAACTAAAGCTGTCAGCCTGGCCCATCTTTTTCTGGTAGTGTCTTTTCTCTGATAACTTTTGTACTTGTTTCCTGCCCTTAGCCCACATGTCTGTTAGGAGGCTGAATGAATTTATGCACTGAGTCCTGCCCTAGGGCCGGACTTGGCTCAGCCTTACCTCACTTTCTATCCTTAAAATGCCAAAAAGATATATAATTGGTTGCTTAGCCAGCTTTAAGGGGCTAGGACTGAGTGCCTCGTCATACTTTGGGTCCTGTGTGCCCCTTTGCTTTAGCCTAGCCCCAGCCCTGCTGCTCTGGGTAATTCAGATGGGGATTACTCATCTCTTATTTCCACCTCACAAGGCACAGTTCTCTCCCACCCTCTACTCTTCCTTTGCCCTGCTTTGTCTACTTCTGTCCTGGAATCATACTGCTTTTTAACCCCCAGAGCACATCACTTGTCCCTAGTATTCTGGTAATTCTGACAGTGATGTTCTAAGAGTAATGTCTTTGGCTGGCATTTGACTTGTGAATGAAGATTCTGATTACTTTGTTTTAACTAGGGTACAGTCAAAAGCTCAGAACCACTACAAAGAAGAGTGTATGTGTTTTAAGGGAAATTTGGGAGACATTTACATTATATAATTTTGGGAGATAGTTTAATAGCCTCTAAGGCTGTCATTTGTGTATAATGCTGGAACTTAAAAGTATTCAGGACAGGCAGTCAGAAAGGGAAGGTGGATGGACACAAGGGAGCCCATGAACAAGAGTTGGAATTCAAGAAGATGGCCTGGAACCCATGTCAGTGTTTCGTCGTCTCCAGCTTCACTGATGTCTGTGTCCTGCAGAAGCTAGTGTCCTTCCTCAGAGGGAAGGAGCATCTGACCTAGGACTAGAGAagctgaaggaagaccccagggAAGCTGCAGCAGCTGAAAGTCTGCCTGTAGGACTTGCTGTTCCCCACCAAGGTGAGACAGCAGATTAGTGACCACTTGTATGAACTGCAGCATGCCTGTTTGCCTGCACCAACTCCAACAGCCCGCCGCTGCTTCACTTCTGCTAACCACAATGTTTCTGGATTTTCTTAACTAGAAGTCTGTGGGGATGGATTCTGGGAAACATAGTCTAGTCAAGGTGACATGTTAGAAAGCCACCCTGCCATGATTCAGCTCCCAAAGGTCTCAGCAATCACCTGAGGATAACTGACAGAACTACATTGGGGAAATCGTAAAGACCATGGATTTCATGATGGTCCCAGCaagcagagaaatcctgtcaagCTCATCCATAACAGTCTTGCTGGTCTCAGCTGTATTTGTGTTATTCATCCAAGTATTGAAAACTTGGCCCATAGTTATCACTGTACATGATACTGAGGTCTAGAAATGCAATTTTATAAAATGCATCAGCATATATTACAAGTGATACAAAGATCTCCAGTTTATTATGGATGTTGATGCTCAAAATATAGAATCTAGTATACTGTGGAGAAGCCAGTCCTTGTTTGAGTTTTTTTGAGATGCTCTAGAAGTTGGAAACAAGttaattgcttctatttctaagctgttctattttaaagttattttaaaataattttcttgttcTACTTATTGGTTTCTATGTTAGTTTTTTCTTTGAGGAATGTTTGGTGGTGGTAACAGTGTTGACTGCTGTGGAAAACTTGGGATAGTGGGTGGCAAGATGAAGGTCAGTTCTGACATTTCCCTAGGCTTCAGCTTGCCGTAGCTGCAGGCTGAGGCACTGTGTTTGCTATTCATTCACCTTGCAGTCTAAAAGTCTCCTCCAGGCCTGGACTGGTTGAGAAGACCATTGGGGTAGATTCTAAAGCTGGTGCCGGGCACCCTTGGGCAGAGCCTGTGCCAGGAGTCACTCCTGTTGTACAGAGAAGCCGATTCCACTCTTCAGAGGATGGTGGAACAGACTGAGTCTCCTCACCAGGCTCATCACCTGACTGCTCTGCGGTATGAGCTCAGGATGGTGGTGTGATGTCTGCAAGCAGCTGGCTGCCTCTGAGGGTCAGCTTCTCCAGGCCTTGCCAAACTCACAAACAGGACCCCTGTGGCTACATGAATCTCAAGGGTGTGGGGCCGGCATCCCTAATCTCTGGGGTCTTTGACAAATCCTGCTCAAGGGGTTTCCTCCCTTCTGTGGAGAAAATGtgtgctgggggtgaggggagaccCACCCAAAGACCAGCACCTAGAGCTGCTCAGATGAAGGAGCTGCCCCTCTGGACATTGTCAGGAAACCCAGACAGCctcttaattgttttcttttttgtttgtttcaggctACATAAACTGTTAGCAGTAAATGAAAGTGAGTATTTTACTGAACTGCAGTTGAAAGAAGAAATATTGTAGGAGAGAAAAAACAATTATtattaagagaagaaagacattctTTTGTGGCTGAAAAGCTGAACCCGGAATTCAGGAAATGGAATCCAAATCTAGAGATGTACCGTGTAGAAAACCTGAAGTGGTTGGGTTACAAATCATTAAGCATGCTAATTTTGAAGGGAACCGACCTTCAGAGGGCACACACCCGAGCTGCACTCAGGATGTTAGTGTCCGTCAGTGACTGGCCTTGTTACTGACCCTCCCTCGTCTACTTTTCTGttcttcacccccccccccacttaagAGCAGGGGTACCAAAGCAGATTCTACATTATAACTCCATCTTACTGTTAATGGGAACTACAGCTGTGGTCCCCACAAGTGCTGGGGACAATCTAGTTCCCTGGACTATGTTGCCAGTTTTGCCTGAATTCCTGACTCAAGAATTGAGTAGCTGAACTTGTGATCTGCAAGTACTGGTCCACTCTGATTCCTCCATTCAGACTATCGCATTCAGCCCAGTAAGACTACTGCCCCACCAGTGCATCTGACCTGCCTGCTTCCTGTGTTTACCCAAGTGTAAGCCCGGT
Proteins encoded in this region:
- the Mbd1 gene encoding methyl-CpG-binding domain protein 1 isoform X4: MAEDWQDCPALGPGWKRREAFRKSGASCGRSDIYYQSPTGEKIRSKVELTRYLGPACDLTLFDFRQGILCYPVPKTHPLPAPSKKKKKPSKPAKAKKCQVGPQKSEVRKETPRNEQKAGARAGAASGTAPGPAPAPAPASLPALGCCENCGIHLSWDGIKRQRLKALCKDCRAQRIAFNREQRMFRRVGCGECAACLIKEDCGACSICRLRLPHDVASELFCKCERRRCLRIVEKSRGCGVCRGCQTQEDCGRCRVCLRPARPGLKRQWRCLQRRCFWGKRDRRKSSSKAAARHHSRAQPLPPLPASQHPEPTELRISDLAPTSPAELIYYCVDEDELQPYTNHRQNRKCGACAACLRRMDCGHCDFCCDKPKFGGSNQKRQKCRWRQCLQFAMKRLLPSTGSGSEERARLPPCHPCRKRPGSPRRPHLSSPSKAPLAVLTTPAGPAQASAKQQAGRGFVLSPPDTDFVFLQEGASSPVQVPGPAAASSEAPLQEDQCCAQSWGVAMPQVKQEKTDAPEEWTAGTAFLTSSTLQPGYPSKAVDSDLPPVKQEPPGPEEGIEGNREDYVSESAPEEEAGGVGTPVITEIFSLGGTRLRDAAAWLPSLKVSSRPGLVEKTIGVDSKAGAGHPWAEPVPGVTPVVQRSRFHSSEDGGTD
- the Mbd1 gene encoding methyl-CpG-binding domain protein 1 isoform X14, yielding MAEDWQDCPALGPGWKRREAFRKSGASCGRSDIYYQSPTGEKIRSKVELTRYLGPACDLTLFDFRQGILCYPVPKTHPLPAPSKKKKKPSKPAKAKKCQVGPQKSEVRKETPRNEQKAGARAGAASGTAPGPAPAPAPASLPALGCCENCGIHLSWDGIKRQRLKALCKDCRAQRIAFNREQRMFRRVGCGECAACLIKEDCGACSICRLRLPHDVASELFCKCERRRCLRIVEKSRGCGVCRGCQTQEDCGRCRVCLRPARPGLKRQWRCLQRRCFWGKRDRRKSSSKAAARHHSRAQPLPPLPASQHPEPTELRISDLAPTSPAELIYYCVDEDELKRLLPSTGSGSEERARLPPCHPCRKRPGSPRRPHLSSPSKAPLAVLTTPAGPAQASAKQQAGRGFVLSPPDTDFVFLQEGASSPVQVPGPAAASSEAPLQEDQCCAQSWGVAMPQVKQEKTDAPEEWTAGTAFLTSSTLQPGYPSKAVDSDLPPVKQEPPGPEEGIEGNREDYVSESAPEEEAGGVGTPVITEIFSLGGTRLRDAAAWLPSLKVSSRPGLVEKTIGVDSKAGAGHPWAEPVPGVTPVVQRSRFHSSEDGGTD